One window from the genome of Rhizoctonia solani chromosome 15, complete sequence encodes:
- a CDS encoding La domain-containing protein: MITCMHALNFDLLSPLSLIMASAAVDTPMATEEERAVKQFEFYFSDANLPYDKFMWKLHTQTEDHWIPIATIASFKRMREFEPKGAEWLLSALRSSSSLLEIDETGTKARRAHELVEPKDQFERSVYAKGFPDETPDLQVRLEKFFSQFGKVNAVRMRRTEQKVFKNSVFVEFDDFSSVKAFLEADPKPTFEGAELVTMSKEAYCTMKIKEKGLDKKGVTARTHSGTGGAGGRKQFDAFQNLNGGKKEKEAVTVKFQGKVYTLDGEGKINVPVEEFEFEKGSAIKFTGAGSEDAKFGEIKSPLKEKFTPLPFIKMDKGATEGVFGFGKTLSEEEIAFLKEKVPKIGGGEVTWELLSGTVHLPRFFPQYDSHELSFRGRRTHVPLLASPRPAKRAHADAQQKGNQKGGRGGNRDKGGRPNNRGRNDRDSKPRSRGADSKPRSKAEDATAKDEPVEALKAGKTRGEVEPSGESAGQGIRGASIPSVASTGAKRKAEGEGESPKRKPKLKSKATSKKK, from the exons ATGATCACGTGCATGCATGCACTAAATTTCGACCTTCTCTCTCCACTCTCTCTCATCATGGCTTCTGCTGCAGTCGATACTCCTATGGCTACCGAAGAAGAGCGTGCTGTCAAGCAGT TCGAGTTCTACTTTAGCGATGCCAACTTGCCATACGACAAGTTTATGTGGAAGCTTCACACCCAGACCGAGGATCACTGGATCCCAATTGCAACCATTGCCTCGTTCAAGCGCATGAGGGAATTTGAAC CCAAAGGAGCTGAATGGCTCCTCTCTGCTCTACGCTCTTCTTCTAGCCTCCTTGAAATCGACGAAACTGGCACCAAGGCCCGAAGAGCTCATGAGCTTGTTGAGCCCAAGGACCAGTTCGAAAGGTCCGTCTATGCG AAAGGGTTCCCGGACGAGACGCCTGACCTACAGGTCCGACTCGAAAAGTTCTTTAGCCAGTTTGGCAAGGTGAATGCAGTCAGGATGCGTAGGACTGAGCAAAAGGTGTTCAAG AACTCCGTTTTCGTCGAATTCGACGACTTTTCATCCGTCAAAGCTTTCCTCGAAGCAGACCCCAAGCCAACTTTTGAAGGAGCCGAGCTCGTGACCATGTCCAA AGAAGCCTACTGCACAATGAAAATAAAAGAAAAGGGCCTCGACAAAAAAGGCGTCACAGCTCGCACGCATTCGGGTACCGGCGGAGCAGGCGGCCGAAAGCAGTTTGACGCATTCCAGAATCTCAACGGAGGCAAGAAGGAAAAAGAAGCTGTGACGGTCAAGTTCCAGGGTAAAGTGTACACTTTGGATGGGGAAGGAAAAATCAATGTCCCCGTCGAGGAGTTTGAGTTTGAAAAGGGCTCTGCGATCAAGTTTACTGGCGCTGGGTCGGAGGACGCCAAGTTTGGTGAGATCAAG AGCCCCTTGAAAGAAAAGTTTACTCCTTTGCCGTTTATTAAAATGGACAAGGGCGCGACCGAGGGTGTCTTTGGATTCGGAAAGACGCTGAGCGAAGAGGAGATTGCATTCCTGAAAGAAAAAGTCCCAAAGATTGGAGGTGGAGAGGTCACTTGGGAGCTTCTTTCCGGTACGGTCCATCTCCCCCGTTTCTTCCCACAGTATGATTCACACGAACTATCTTTCAGAGGAAGACGAACGCACGTTCCACTACTGGCGTCTCCAAGACCAGCCAAGCGTGCCCATGCAGACGCCCAGCAAAAGGGCAACCAGAAAGGCGGTCGAGGCGGGAACAGGGACAAGGGCGGTCGACCCAATAACAGGGGCAGGAACGACCGCGACTCGAAACCTAGATCCAGGGGCGCAGACTCCAAACCGAGGTCCAAAGCCGAGGATGCAACAGCCAAAGATGAACCGGTCGAGGCGCTCAAGGCTGGCAAGACCCGTGGGGAGGTGGAACCGAGCGGGGAGAGCGCCGGACAGGGCATTCGCGGCGCTAGTATCCCGAGCGTCGCTTCGACCGGCGCAAAGCGAAAGGCCGAGGGCGAGGGCGAGAGCCCGAAAAGAAAGCCAAAGTTGAAGAGTAAGGCAACtagtaaaaaaaaataa
- a CDS encoding cbinuclein conserved middle domain, whose product MASSDHEMQDAPRTAILISSSLPTSRGSSPTAHSTPARDRDILSLSNLLSRQHTDDDGATTDHDHDHDHDHDHATVDPPTSASVTPQTTPVTAPTEPGPEPKPKKKKRRVSRSPSPLPAPPPPMLTVRLEWNLPKPGTHEHNESYAINVRDMARESGQRHATPIPTRRIDDYSDDDGVKGDTSAVEGAGKEIKKKRRKRREEETEYDLSDAFIDDSDLQRDSRTHFAQTKQQGFYVSSGEVALVKDKTVPKPRKRVSNAPSKPLSKVAATKAAAQRAASSSVANASSATAGAGAGAANTSTATAGNTSTLSVSILAAALPQPQPMLTVGAPVYPRTPTPPSSGAQTHSAQSLPPISTPSNDPGFKPMSSFAPEASPMDGNTSLGMKRQRTETNGVGNVTTPVGGKKPRKTLVDTRLKELHEEIKTYSWENKAKFPPNLKPRLTTVALEALKLGEYNENFFNYLPKIFPYNRFTMLKLTRRLMYKDHSEILRKRGEELLVELKQLVDQGLPDQERLHADAIKAWEVSVFAKWQEEYTQALANHVPQEQLPPKPDIPPPPKRYKWNDAIKENVWQQVCLCNESAALANEAHGFDQNLAPKTSEQSLRKSLYQKIVGVFPEGWLNSNLISREVSEMKRKEKKVADAGEGDDEDEGHA is encoded by the exons ATGGCCTCGTCGGACCACGAGATG CAGGACGCTCCCCGGACTGCCATCCTCATCTCTTCAAGTCTGCCTACTTCCCGCGGATCAAGTCCGACTGCCCACTCGACACCCGCAAGGGACCGGGACATTCTCTCCCTCAGCAATTTGCTTTCTCGACAACACACCGACGACGACGGCGCCACCACTGACCACGACCACGACCACGACCACGACCACGATCATGCCACCGTCGACCCCCCAACCAGCGCCTCTGTCACTCCGCAGACCACGCCCGTCACCGCACCCACCGAGCCTGGTCCCGAGCCAAagcccaagaagaaaaagcgCCGGGTCTCGAGGTCGCCGTCCCCGCTCCCTGCACCGCCTCCCCCTATGCTCACCGTCCGCCTCGAGTGGAATCTGCCCAAACCTGGCACCCACGAGCACAACGAATCCTATGCTATCAATGTCCGCGACATGGCACGGGAGAGCGGCCAGCGACATGCGACACCCATCCCTACTCGTCGCATCGACGACTATTCGGACGACGACGGCGTCAAGGGGGATACGTCCGCCGTTGAAGGCGCAGGCAAGGAGATCAAGAAGAAGCGCAGAAAGAGGAGGGAGGAAGAGACCGAGTACGATTTGAGCGATGCCTTTATTGATGATTCCGACCTTCAACGCGATTCGAGGACCCATTTTGCCCAGACCAAGCAGCAGGGATTCTATGTTAGCAGCGGAGAAGTTGCCCTCGTCAAGGACAA AACGGTTCCTAAGCCTCGTAAACGAGTTTCCAACGCCCCATCCAAGCCCCTGTCCAAAGTTGCCGCGACCAAAGCAGCAGCCCAGCGCGCTGCGTCCAGTTCAGTGGCAAATGCATCCTCCGCaacagcaggagcaggagctgGGGCAGCGAACACGTCGACCGCAACAGCTGGAAACACATCTACACTCAGCGTCTCCATCCTCGCCGCTGCCCttccccaaccccaaccgaTGCTCACGGTTGGCGCACCCGTCTACCCACGCACGCCCACTCCGCCCAGCTCGGGTGCTCAAACACACAGTGCCCAGTCGTTGCCGCCCATCTCCACCCCGTCCAACGATCCTGGTTTCAAGCCCATGTCGAGTTTTGCGCCCGAGGCGAGTCCGATGGATGGGAATACGAGTCTGGGAATGAAGAGGCAACGGACAGAGACAAATGGTGTTGGAAACGTGACGACTCCTGTGGGCGGGAAGAAGCCCAGAAAGACATTGGTGGATACG AGGCTGAAAGAGCTGCATGAAGAGATCAAGACTT ATTCTTGGGAAAACAAAGCCAAGTTCCCCCCGAACCTGAAGCCTCGTTTGACGACTGTCGCGCTAGAAGCGCTTAAACTGGGCGAATACAATGAAAACTTCTTCAATTACTTGCCCAAGATTTTCCCGTACAACCGGTTTACGATGCTC AAACTCACTCGTCGGTTAATGTACAAAGATCATAGTGAAATACTACGGAAACGGGGTGAAGAGCTTTTGGTCGAGTTGAAGCAGCTCGTTGATCAGGGATTGCCCGACCAAGAGAGGTTGCATGCGGATGCTATCAAAGCCTGGG AAGTATCCGTGTTTGCTAAATGGCAAGAAGAATACACGCAGGCGTTGGCGAACCATGTGCCCCAGGAACAGCTACCACCTAAACCT GACATCCCGCCTCCTCCTAAACGCTACAAATGGAACGACGCGATCAAGGAGAATGTGTGGCAGCAAGTGTGCCTGTGTAACGAGTCGGCGGCGCTGGCAAACGAAGCTCA TGGATTCGACCAGAACCTTGCTCCCAAAACGAGCGAACAGTCTCTCCGGAAGAGCTTGTACCAAAAGATTGTAGGCGTGTTCCCCGAGGGATGGCTGAATAGTAATTTAATTTCGAGAGAAG TCTCGGAGATGAAGCGTAAAGAAAAGAAGGTGGCAGACGCAGGCGAAGGAgatgacgaagacgaggGGCATGCATAG
- a CDS encoding ubiquinol-cytochrome C reductase core subunit 2 has translation MMLARAGRSTAALKRSFATTVDAAGVSVAAVDHGQPTTAVTVLVKAGSRYETQQELPICSRTLRSRQVTTSQRSALRTVREAELYGGVLSSTLTREHLAITAEFLRGDELSFIARPHFVDLLSSVVTSTQFLPHEFAEDVVPHSIAETTAALANPSAQALELAHTIAFRSTGLGASLFAQHPSKNDLEALKEFAKSAFTKSNVAVIGTGIDSSKLSELVSKHLSGLPSFAGAGTKGSSSQYFGGETGLGRRVGTRCLSALVLLLGHLNYRPSNPISTALPRIYPILDAALFGVLVSGNNVAADTKTAVAALKKGLSKEEATKAVSKAKFKAASALEAREGLVAAVAPQVFGGSTSSLDSFHAALDKVSEASVSKTLSSLLGAKPTFVAIGDVMRFHMLMSSASELLETGSKNLRGVFEDVTSDTHRSVFATKTHHTTLTAGWHYMPRIQL, from the exons ATGATGCTTGCGCGTGCTGGACGATCCACGGCGGCGTTGAAGAGGTCGTTTGCGACGACGGTGGATGCGGCGGGTGTGTCTGTTGCGGCGGTCGACCACGGTCAGCCCACCACCGCGGTTACGGTGCTCGTCAAGGCCGGGAGCAGATACGAGACCCAGCAGGAACTGCCCATTTGCTCAAGAACTTTGCGTTCAAGGCAAGTC ACCACGTCCCAACGATCTGCCCTCCGTACCGTCCGCGAGGCAGAGCTCTATGGCGGAGTGCTCAGCTCGACCTTGACTCGTGAACATTTGGCCATTACCGCCGAGTTCTTGCGCGGCGACGAGTTGAGTTTCATCGCTCG ACCCCATTTCGTCGACTTGCTCTCGTCCGTGGTTACCTCGACCCAATTCCTCCCACACGAGTTTGCCGAAGATGTGGTCCCCCACTCGATCGCAGAGACCACCGCCGCCCTCGCCAACCCATCTGCCCAAGCGCTCGAACTCGCACACACGATCGCGTTCCGCTCCACCGGCCTGGGCGCATCCCTCTTTGCCCAGCACCCATCCAAAAACGACCTGGAAGCACTCAAAGAATTCGCCAAGTCGGCGTTTACCAAGTCGAACGTGGCCGTGATTGGAACGGGCATCGACTCGTCCAAGCTTTCCGAGCTTGTCTCGAAGCATTTGAGCGGCTTGCCTTCTTTCGCTGGAGCGGGCACCAAGGGTTCGTCTTCGCAGTACTTTGGAGGCGAGACCGGGTTGGGTCGCAGGGTGGGAACGCGGTGTTTATCGGCTTTGGTGCTCCTGCTGGGTCACCTGAATTATCGGCCCTCCAATCCCATCTCGACGGCGCTCCCTCG TATATATCCCATACTCGATGCTGCACTGTTTGGTGTCCTCGTATCGGGTAACAATGTTGCCGCAGATACCAAGACCGCTGTTGCCGCTCTGAAGAAGGGCTTGAGCAAGGAAGAGGCTACCAAGGCAGTGTCCAAGGCTAAATTCAAGGCTGCCAGTGCTCTCGAGGCCCGGGAAGGCTTGGTCGCCGCTGTCGCTCCTCAG GTCTTTGGTGGTTCCACCTCTTCGCTCGATTCTTTCCATGCTGCTCTGGACAAGGTTTCGGAAGCTTCGGTCTCCAAG ACTCTTTCCTCTCTGCTTGGTGCCAAGCCTACCTTTGTGGCAATTGGAGACGTAATGCGCTTCCATATGTTGATGAGCTCGGCCTCTGAGTTATTAGAGACTGGGTCTAAAAATTTGAGGGGTGTATTTGAAGATGTTACA TCCGACACCCATAGGTCCGTTTTCGCAACCAAGACGCATCACACCACTTTGACTGCTGGATGGCATTATATGCCCCGAATCCAACTTTGA
- a CDS encoding pre-RNA processing PIH1/Nop17, which produces MISSPPSHGQNAVPVELTPDPGFCVKTRVQPDGHKLFVNICHHPAIPSAEGHLPLVLSERRDGSDKAGQPCIIFDAIFNPTVCSKAAKDTKLRGTLIDVALSRIEEKTGLTLSRSIATPNIKSKGAIPPRTARIPAFWASSENISTARIQELGAPAVPSWNWSPTREGCRIVIHVPELTKSLHASTTLDIEARRLIFTAGPRYHLDTPLLPPKQGTGAPVGGTKFLPTTVDPDSAVAEWNVKKKELVVQIKWASVVAREKEKEKE; this is translated from the exons ATGATATCCTCCCCTCCATCCCACGGACAGAACGCAGTCCCCGTGGAGCTCACGCCGGATCCAG GATTCTGCGTCAAGACTCGTGTCCAGCCTGATGGTCACAAACTATTCGTCAACATTTGTCACCACCCAGCCATTCCATCGGCCGAGGGTCATCTACCATTGGTTCTCAGCGAGCGCCGTGATGGTTCTGACAAGG CTGGACAGCCATGTATCATCTTTGATGCCATATTCAATCCGACCGTATGTAGCAAGGCTGCCAAGGATACGAAGCTCCGCGGCACGTTGATAG ATGTCGCATTGTCTCGAATCGAGGAGAAAACCGGTCTTACGTTAAGTCGAT CCATCGCCACCCCGAACATCAAGTCCAAGGGGGCCATCCCACCAAGGACCGCCAGGATCCCAGCGTTTTGGGCCTCCTCCGAGAATATTAGCACAGCTCGTATTCAAGAATTAGGCGCCCCAGCAGTGCCTTCATGGAATTGGTCCCCGACAAGAGAAGGTTGTCGTATAGTGATTCACGTCCCTGAACTG ACCAAGTCCCTGCATGCATCAACCACACTCGATATTGAAGCCCGGAGACTAATCTTTACCGCCGGCCCGCGATATCACCTCGACACCCCTCTCCTCCCACCAAAACAG GGAACGGGTGCACCCGTAGGTGGGACAAAATTCCTGCCCACCACCGTGGATCCGGACTCGGCTGTTGCAGAGTGGAATGtgaagaagaaggaattGGTTGTGCAAATCAAGTGGGCGAGTGTGGTTGCgcgggaaaaggaaaaggagaaGGAGTAG
- a CDS encoding 3-deoxy-7-phosphoheptulonate synthase, translated as MSSTPFPDDAERLQKYIEDPSKASQDTIARARFAASRIIAGQDDRLLVIVGPCSIHDPQQALEYADRLKAKIPEWDGLLIIMRAYFEKPRTTVGWKGLINDPEIDGSFQINKGIRIARQLLCDLTNRGVPVGSELLDTISPQYLADLISWGAIGARTTESQLHRELTSGVSFPVGFKNGTDGSVGVAQGLAAIVKTRGNQDVHVILRGGTKGPNYSAEYVQPAADAIRKARPANHPSIMVDCSHGNSSKNHNNQPKVCADICSQLVAGETSITGVMIESNINAGRQDVPAEGPSGLKYGVSITDACIDWETTVETLNALNEAAKQRRAVLIERQFAKKA; from the exons ATGTCTTCTACTCCCTTCCCCGATGATGCCGAGCGCCTCCAAAAGTACATTGAGGATC CCTCCAAGGCTTCCCAAGACACCATCGCTCGTGCTCGCTTCGCCGCATCTCGCATCATTGCTGGCCAAGACGACCGTCTGCTCGTCATTGTCGGCCCCTGCTCTATCCACGACCCTCAGCAGGCTCTTGAATATGCGGATCGCCTCAAGGCAAAGATCCCAGAGTGGGATGGTCTTCTCATTATCATGCGTGCATACTT CGAGAAGCCCCGCACTACTGTTGGCTGGAAAGGACTCATCAACGACCCCGAGATTGATGGCTCGTTCCAAATTAACAAGGGTATCCGCATCGCCCGCCAACTCCTCTGCGACCTCACCAACCGCGGTGTTCCTGTCGGCTCAGAGCTGCTCGATACCATCTCTCCCCAGTACCTTGCCGATCTTATTTCCTGGGGTGCGATTGGTGCCCGCACCACCGAGTCCCAGCTCCACCGTGAACTTACATCCGGTGTTTCGTTCCCGGTCGGCTTCAAGAACGGTACCGACGGCTCCGTCGGCGTCGCT CAAGGGTTGGCCGCCATTGTCAAGACCCGCGGCAACCAGGACGTCCACGTAATTCTCCGAGGTGGAACCAAGGGCCCCAACTACTCGGCCGAATACGTCCAACCCGCCGCCGACGCCATCCGCAAGGCCCGCCCAGCTAACCACCCCTCGATCATGGTCGACTGCTCGCACGGAAACTCGAGCAAGAACCACAACAACCAGCCCAAGGTCTGCGCCGACATCTGCTCTCAACTCGTTGCTGGCGAGACCTCCATTACCGGTGTCATGATTGAGTCCAATATCAACGCCGGCCGCCAAGACGTCCCCGCCGAGGGTCCCTCTGGTCTCAAGTACGGTGTCTCGATCACTGACGCTTGTATTGACTGGGAAACCACCGTCGAGACCCTCAACGCTCTCAACGAGGCCGCGAAGCAGCGCCGTGCTGTCCTCATCGAGCGCCAGTTCGCAAAGAAGGCTTAA